The following proteins are co-located in the Desulfoscipio sp. XC116 genome:
- a CDS encoding ATP-binding protein, with protein sequence MMKDLNNELVRYSRAGDAFHYRWAARRCLKMVYPSSPVKYIIIEGSKERKLAGEYIIDVSEYFGKDENKETHYFQLKHTTVRKEKPFTLSGLKDTSTGFAERYKEHLKGKTNRYIQFYLVTNRPIAEKLKKNMKSLQNRQPCEKSFLNTMEQYTKLKGKRLVDFCKCFIFMDGMGDYNEQLLDLQVEISQLLAGTADHPQIDTITSLVGEKALPNSDGVIYPEDILKRFGCTSVGDMYPAPTEFETNDDIIWTKQQQELIELILKSQEAIIIHAAGGVGKSVFAREIPRFLTDDSIAVIYDSFGAGKYRNRSQPRHRYRDGLIQIVNELAGIGLCDPLIAQSAALEDEILRKFLYRLQTAIDNLKKVNQNAQIAIVIDAADNAEMAGKEFVQACFVHELLREKLPDDCHLVMLCRTERIELLQPDSSVKTSSLLLWINLRMLPPRK encoded by the coding sequence ATGATGAAGGATCTTAATAATGAGTTGGTAAGATACTCAAGAGCTGGTGATGCTTTTCATTATCGGTGGGCGGCCCGCCGTTGTCTGAAGATGGTATATCCTTCCTCACCGGTGAAATATATTATCATAGAAGGTTCTAAAGAACGAAAACTAGCCGGAGAATATATTATTGATGTTTCAGAATACTTCGGGAAAGATGAGAATAAGGAAACTCATTATTTTCAATTAAAGCACACGACTGTCCGGAAAGAAAAACCATTTACTCTAAGTGGTTTAAAGGATACCAGCACTGGTTTTGCTGAACGGTATAAAGAACACCTTAAGGGAAAAACAAATAGATATATACAATTTTATCTTGTAACCAATAGACCCATTGCCGAAAAATTAAAGAAAAATATGAAAAGCCTGCAAAATAGACAACCCTGTGAAAAAAGTTTTTTAAATACAATGGAGCAGTATACGAAGTTAAAGGGAAAAAGGTTAGTTGATTTTTGTAAGTGTTTTATATTCATGGATGGGATGGGTGATTATAATGAACAGTTGTTGGACTTGCAGGTTGAAATTTCCCAACTGCTTGCAGGAACCGCTGACCATCCTCAAATTGACACCATTACTTCATTAGTTGGCGAAAAGGCGCTTCCAAATTCGGATGGCGTGATTTATCCAGAGGACATATTAAAGCGTTTTGGTTGTACATCAGTAGGGGATATGTACCCAGCTCCTACTGAATTTGAGACAAACGATGATATCATTTGGACAAAACAGCAGCAGGAGTTGATAGAACTCATTTTAAAATCCCAAGAGGCAATTATAATTCACGCAGCCGGCGGTGTGGGGAAGTCCGTTTTTGCCAGAGAGATCCCCCGCTTCTTGACGGATGATTCGATTGCCGTTATCTATGATAGTTTCGGTGCCGGTAAATACAGAAACCGTAGCCAGCCCAGACACCGATATCGTGATGGCTTGATTCAAATTGTTAATGAATTGGCTGGAATAGGGCTCTGCGATCCGTTAATTGCTCAATCGGCTGCTCTTGAAGATGAAATACTGAGAAAGTTCTTATACAGATTGCAGACTGCAATTGATAATCTTAAGAAAGTTAATCAAAATGCGCAAATCGCTATTGTGATTGATGCTGCAGACAATGCAGAGATGGCGGGAAAAGAATTTGTACAGGCTTGTTTTGTCCATGAATTGTTGCGTGAAAAGTTGCCGGATGATTGTCATCTGGTCATGTTATGCCGAACAGAACGCATAGAGCTTTTACAACCTGACAGTTCCGTTAAAACATCATCGCTTTTACTCTGGATAAATCTCCGGATGTTGCCGCCCAGGAAGTGA